Proteins encoded together in one Capricornis sumatraensis isolate serow.1 chromosome 3, serow.2, whole genome shotgun sequence window:
- the NLRC3 gene encoding NLR family CARD domain-containing protein 3 codes for MRKQELRPGGETGQGHTASSPAEQVKALVDLLAGKGGQGSQAPQPPSRTPECPLKPHGNDLRIQRHREALLNRTGVSPELGSPSPRLTSLLLVEGLTDLQLREHDFTQVEATRGGWCSAKTIALDRLFLPLSRVSIPPRISITIGVAGVGKTTLVRNFVHLWAQGQVGKDFSLVLPLTFRDLNTHEKLSADRLLRSVFPHAGEAGLASVALSKVLLVLDGLDECKTPLDFSNTVACTDPKKEIQVDHLITNIIRGNLFPEVSVWITSRPSAAGQIPGGLVDRMTEIRGFSEEEIKTCLEQMFPEDPILTGWVLSQVQADRTLYLMCTVPAFCRLAGAALGHLHRKRPGPPDAELWPPRTLCELYAWYFRMALGGEGQEKAKASPRIEQLAHSGRKLVGTLGRLAFHGLVRKKYVFYEPDLKVLGVDLTLLQTALCGRFLQREETLASAAAYCFTHLSLQEFVAAAYYCSASKRAIFDLFTEGGVSWPRLGFLTHFRSAAQRAMQAEDGRLDVFLRFLSGLLSPRVNALLAGSLLTQGEHQGYRAQVAELLQGCLRPDVAVCARAVNVLRCLRELQHNELTRSVEEAVASGGLARLTSPPHRAALAYLLQVSDGCAQEASLPLCLSPGVLQSLLPQLLYCRNLRLDTNQFQDPVMELLGSVLSGKDCRIQRISLAENQISNKGAKALARSLLVNRSLTTLDLRSNSIGPQGAKALADALKINRTLASLSLQSNRIRDDGARSMAEALATNRTLSVLHLQKNSIGPVGTQQMADALKQNRSLKELMFSSNSIGDGGAKALAEALMVNQGLRSLDLQSNSISDPGVAALMGALCTNQTLLSLNLRENSISPEGAQDLARALRTNSTLKSLDLTANLLHDQGAQAVAEAVRENCALTSLHLQWNFIQAGAAKALGQALQLNTSLTSLDLQENAIGDEGASAVASALKVNTALTALYLQVASIGAPGAQALGEALAVNRTLEILDLRGNTIEVAGAKALVNALKVNSSLRRLNLQENSLGMEGAICVATALSGNHGLRHINLQGNHIGESGARMISEAIKTNAPLCTVEM; via the exons ATGAGGAAGCAGGAGTTGCGCCCAGGCGGGGAGACCGGCCAGGGCCACACCGCCAGCTCCCCGGCCGAGCAGGTGAAAGCCCTGGTGGACCTGTTGGCCGGGAAAGGTGGTCAGGGCTCCCAGGCCCCGCAGCCCCCCAGCAGGACGCCAGAATGCCCACTGAAGCCCCATGGCAATG ACTTGAGGATACAGAGGCACCGGGAGGCCCTGCTGAACAGGACCGGGGTCAGCCCCGAGCTGGGCAGCCCCTCCCCAAGGCTGACCAGCCTCCTGCTGGTGGAGGGCCTGACGGACCTGCAGCTGAGGGAGCACGACTTCACACAGGTGGAGGCCACGCGCGGGGGCTGGTGCTCAGCCAAGACCATCGCCCTGGACAGGCTCTTCCTGCCCCTGTCGCGTGTGTCCATCCCCCCCCGCATCTCCATCACCATCGGGGTGGCCGGAGTGGGCAAGACCACCCTGGTAAGGAACTTTGTTCACCTCTGGGCCCAGGGGCAGGTGGGCAAGGACTTCTCGCTGGTACTGCCCCTGACCTTCCGGGATCTCAACACCCACGAGAAGCTGTCTGCAGACAGACTCCTCCGCTCCGTCTTCCCACATGCTGGGGAGGCGGGCCTGGCATCAGTGGCACTGAGCAAAGTCCTCTTGGTCCTGGATGGCCTGGACGAGTGTAAGACACCCCTGGACTTCTCCAACACTGTGGCCTGCACGGACCCCAAGAAGGAGATCCAGGTGGACCACCTGATCACCAACATCATCCGGGGCAACCTCTTCCCGGAAGTGTCTGTCTGGATCACCTCCCGTCCCAGCGCGGCTGGCCAGATTCCAGGGGGCCTGGTGGACCGGATGACCGAGATCCGGGGCTTCAGTGAGGAGGAGATCAAGACCTGTCTGGAGCAGATGTTCCCCGAGGACCCTATCCTCACGGGCTGGGTCCTGAGCCAGGTGCAGGCTGACCGGACCCTGTATCTCATGTGCACCGTCCCGGCCTTCTGCAGGCTGGCGGGGGCAGCGCTGGGTCACCTGCACCGCAAGAGGCCGGGGCCCCCGGACGCCGAGCTGTGGCCCCCGAGGACCCTGTGTGAACTCTATGCGTGGTACTTCAGGATGGCCCTTGGCGGAGAGGGGCAGGAGAAGGCCAAGGCGAGCCCCCGCATTGAGCAGCTGGCCCACAGCGGCCGCAAGCTGGTGGGCACGCTGGGCCGGCTGGCCTTCCACGGGCTGGTCAGGAAGAAGTACGTGTTCTACGAGCCTGACCTGAAGGTGCTGGGCGTGGACCTCACACTGCTACAGACGGCCCTCTGTGGCCGCTTCCTGCAGCGGGAGGAGACTCTGGCCTCCGCAGCCGCCTACTGCTTCACTCACCTGTCCCTGCAGGAGTTCGTGGCGGCCGCGTACTACTGCAGCGCCTCCAAGAGGGCCATCTTCGACCTTTTCACCGAGGGCGGCGTGTCCTGGCCCCGGCTGGGCTTCCTCACACACTTCCGGAGCGCGGCCCAGCGGGCCATGCAGGCCGAGGACGGGCGGCTCGACGTCTTCCTGCGATTCCTCTCAGGCCTCTTGTCCCCGAGGGTCAACGCTCTGCTGGCCGGCTCCCTGCTGACCCAGGGCGAGCACCAGGGCTACCGGGCCCAGGTGGCCGAGCTCCTGCAGGGCTGTCTGCGCCCCGACGTGGCGGTCTGCGCCCGGGCTGTCAACGTCCTGCGCTGCCTGCGTGAGCTGCAGCACAATGAGCTGACCCGCAGCGTGGAGGAGGCCGTGGCCAGCGGGGGCCTGGCCAGGCTGACCAGCCCCCCGCACCGCGCCGCCCTGGCCTACCTCCTGCAGGTGTCCGATGGCTGTGCCCAGGAGGCGTCCCTGCCCCTGTGCCTCAGCCCGGGCGTCCTCCAGAGCCTGCTGCCCCAGCTGCTCTACTGCCGGAACCTGAG GCTGGACACCAACCAGTTCCAGGACCCTGTGATGGAGCTGCTGGGCAGCGTGCTGAGTGGGAAAGACTGTCGCATTCAAAGGATCAG CTTGGCTGAGAATCAGATCAGTAACAAAGGGGCCAAAGCTCTGGCCAGATCCCTCCTCGTCAACAGAAGCCTGACCACTCTGGA tCTCCGCAGTAACTCCATCGGACCTCAGGGGGCCAAGGCGCTGGCAGATGCTCTGAAGATTAATCGCACCCTGGCCTCTCTGAG CCTCCAGAGCAACAGGATCAGGGACGACGGCGCCAGGTCCATGGCTGAGGCCTTGGCCACCAACCGGACCCTCTCCGTGCTGCA CCTGCAGAAGAATTCCATCGGGCCAGTGGGAACCCAGCAGATGGCAGATGCCCTGAAGCAAAACAGGAGTCTGAAGGAGCTCAT GTTCTCCAGTAACAGCATTGGCGATGGAGGCGCCAAGGCCCTGGCGGAGGCCCTGATGGTGAACCAgggcctgaggagcctgga CCTGCAAAGCAACTCCATCAGCGACCCGGGAGTGGCAGCGCTGATGGGGGCCCTCTGCACAAACCAGACGCTCCTCAGCCTCAA CCTTCGAGAAAATTCCATCAGCCCGGAGGGAGCCCAGGATCTGGCACGTGCTCTCCGCACCAACAGCACCCTGAAGAGCCTAGA CCTGACAGCCAACCTACTCCACGACCAGGGCGCCCAGGCCGTCGCAGAGGCAGTGAGGGAAAACTGCGCCCTCACATCCCTTCA CCTGCAGTGGAACTTCATCCAGGCCGGCGCTGCCAAGGCCCTGGGACAAGCACTACAGCTCAACACGAGCCTGACCAGCCTCGA TTTACAGGAGAACGCCATCGGGGACGAAGGTGCTTCTGCGGTGGCCAGCGCGCTGAAGGTGAACACAGCCCTCACTGCTCTCTA TCTCCAGGTGGCCTCCATTGGTGCTCCGGGGGCCCAGGCACTCGGGGAGGCCCTGGCTGTGAACAGAACCTTGGAGATTCTCGA CTTACGAGGAAACACCATCGAGGTGGCCGGAGCCAAAGCCCTGGTGAATGCTCTCAAGGTCAATTCCAGTCTCCGGAGACTCAA CCTTCAAGAGAATTCCTTGGGAATGGAGGGGGCAATATGTGTTGCCACTGCACTGTCTGGAAACCACGGGCTCCGGCACATCAA TCTCCAGGGAAACCACATTGGAGAGTCTGGTGCCAGGATGATCTCGGAGGCTATCAAGACAAACGCTCCCTTGTGCACTGTGGAAATGTGA